From Candidatus Mycalebacterium zealandia:
ACTCCTTTTTCTCTTTTCCCCGCCACTTCAATATGTCGTGCTACGAGGGGTATTAGACTACCATATATTGAGGTAAGTCAAGAAGAAAACTTTTAAGTTTTCTTTAAAAAACCGAAAAGTTCTTTATTTTAAGTGCTTAAGAATGGATACTTGATAAAGGTTTTATGTCGGTGGAAGGTCTGACAGAGCGCATAAACAATTTCTGGTTCGGCAAAACGGAGAAAAACGGGCTTTGCGCGCCCGAAAAGTCGTCCGCGTGGTTTGGGAAAAATGAGGAGTTTGACCGTCTTGTGAAACGGGAATTCGGCGGATTTCTGTCTCTTGCGAAAAGCGGGGAATTGGAAGGGATGTTGCAAACGCCCCGCGGGACTCTGTCTTTCATACTTCTCACTGATCAGTTTTCCCGAAACATACATCGGGGGCATTCCGAATCCTTTGCTTTTGACGACATCGCGCTCGCCGCGTCCCGCGAAGGAACGAAACTTGGATTTCACTCGGTTCTTTTTCCCATGGAGCGGCTTTTCTTTTTTATGCCGCTTATGCATTCCGAGGATATTTCCGTCCAGAAAATATCCGTTAAAACTTTTTTATCTCTCGCCGATGAATTTAAGGATTCCGTGGAGGTTTTTGAATTTTTAAAAGGGTCGGCCGATTACGCGCGAAGGCATTATGAAATTATTGAAAAATTCGACAGGTATCCGCACAGAAATAAAATACTGGGAAGGGAAAGCACGCTTGAGGAAATTGAATTTTTAAAACAGCCGGGAAGTTCGTTTTAAAGGGGACACCTTTTAAAAAAGTAATACAAAAATGAAAAAATATATTTCCACTTTAATTTTCGCACTCTTTTTTTGTGTTTTTTGCAATGTTTGCCGGTTTGCAAATATCGCCCGCGATAGGAAGCATGATACCGTTTCCCCTTGTTCTGGATGCATATTTTCCGGACACGGATTTCGAATCTTTTCCGTTTTATATTAAATTGGGCTTGCTTATTTTGACGGTTTTATTTTGGAGCGCAGTATTTGTCGCATTAATTAATTATTAAAAATAAAAGATGAATTTATTATGAAAATCCTTGCTCTTGATGTCGGAACAAAAACCATCGGTGTTGCCGTGAGCGACGAACTCGGCATAACCTCAAACGGACTCGGCGTTATAAAACGGAAAGACGAAAAAAGCGATTTAAAATCCCTCGCGGTTTTTATTGAAGAGCACGGACCAGCGCGGGTGGTGGTGGGAATTCCGTTTAATTCGGACGGCTCTCTGGGAAAAAGAGCGGAAAATATAAAAAAGTTTTCGCAAACCCTTAATGAATTTTTCAAAATTGAAACCGTTTTATGGGACGAAAGTTTTTCAACCGTTCAGGCGGAACAAACTCTGATTGGCGGCGGTATGGGGCGCAGGAAAAGGAAAAAGGTCGTTGATAAAGTGGCGGCGGTCGTTATTCTGCGGGAATATCTTGACAGTTTGGAGAATTAAATGCCTCTTGCCAAAGTAAACGGAGTCAACATCAACTACGAGGAACACGGCTCTGGCGCGCCCGTTTTTCTGATTGGCGGACTCGGAAGCACTATTGAGAGTTGGAACGATCAAATCACCCTTTATTCAAAGCATTTCCGGGTGATTGTTTTTGACAATCGGGGGTCAGGTCTTTCGGACAAGCCTCTTGAGCCCTATTCAACGGAGGATATGGCCGATGATGTGGTCGCGCTTGCGGGTTTTCTCGGAATTGACAGGGCGTCTTTTGTGGGCAAGTCAATGGGCGGCATGATAGCGCAGTGGATTGGCATTAAATACCCCGAAAATACTCAACGCCTTGTAATGGGTTGCTCATCGGCGCGCAGAGACGAAGTAGGCAACCTTATTCTTGAAACGGGCAGACACATATCCGAAAAAGCAGGAATGGGCGCGGTCTGGCTGACGGCGCTTTTTCTCGGCTACGGCAGAAAATACATTGAAGACAACATTGGCGAGATTAAAAAACGGCTTCTCGCCGTTCGGACAACGCCCGAAACCATAGCGGGCTATCATGGGCAATGCCGTGCGTGCGAAGGGCATGACACTGCGGAAAAACTTCATCTTATCACCGCGCCGACACTTGTGATGTTCGGAACCGATGACAATGTTACGGACCCGCGCAGGGCGGCTGAGGTCGGGGAATTGATACCAAACGCGAAAGTCCGCGCTTTTGAAGGTTCCGGGCACGGATTCTGGCGTGAAAACAGTAACGAAGCGGACAGCCTTGTTGTTGACTTTCTTAAGGGAAGTCAGGTCTAATAAATTTTAAAAGAGGGTTCAATTTGAGATTTCTTTACAAAACTGACGACAATCTCGCGGGGTTTTTCGCGCGGGTCGCGCTCGGAGCCGTTATGTTGCCGCACGGATATCCGAAGCTGGTGAATTTTGAGCGGGCAATCGGCGGGTTAACAGACGGTGTGGGGCTTCCCTATGCGGTGGCGTTTCTTGTCATAATCGGCGAATCAGTCGGCGCTGTGTCTCTGATAGCTGGTTTCCTGTCGCGTTTCTGCGCTTTTTCAATCGGCATAATAATGGCGGGTGCCATCTGGATGTTTCATCTCAAGCACGGCTTTTTTATGAACTGGGGAGGAAACCCCGAAGCCGGAGAGGGTTACGAATACCACGTTCTTGCCATCGGTCTCGCGCTTGTGGTTACCGTTGCAGGAGGCGGAAGGTTTTCCGTTGACAGGCTGATTACCCGGATTTTGAAATAGGCGTTATTCCTTTTCCGCGGACTCAACCGTTTGTTTAAGTTCCCCTGTGCGGAACATATCTTCACATATGTCGCAACCGCCTATGAAGTTTCCGTCTATGTAGAGTTGCGGAATGGTGGGCCAGTTGGAAAACTCCTTTATTCCCTGCCGTATTTCCTCGTTTTCAAGCACATTGACTGTTTCGTAAGGAACCCCGAGCGTGTTGAGAATCTGCACCACTCTGGCGGAAAATCCGCATTCGGGCATCTCTCTTGTTCCCTTCATAAACAGAATAACCGGGTTGTTTTCCACTTGAGATTTAATTGAGTTTTTTATTTCTTCGGACATTGTTATCCTCCATTTTTTTCTCCGCCCCATTGCTCCGGGGTGTAGGTTTTGATTGAAAGCGCGTGAATTTCCTCTTTCATCGCGTCTCCGAGCGCCGAATACACAAGTTTGTGCCTGTCAACCGGGCTTTTTCCTTCAAAATCGCCCGAAACAACAACAGCTTCAAAGTGAGTTCCATCCCCGTCAACCTCAACATGTGTTGCGGCTATCGATTTTTCTATGGTCTCTTTAATGCTTTCCGGGCTCACGGGTGGTATTATCTTTACCGGCGCTTTTGTTGTCAATAAATCCGAGAGGTGAAAAGATGCTCTTATCTGAAATCATGACCACTCCGGTCGCGACCATCTCCGAAGAGGCGTCTCTGAAAGATGTCGCGGACACAATGAAGGAAAAATCTGTTGGTTGCCTTCCTGTTGTTGACGGGGGCGGAAAACTTACCGGAATAATATCGGAAACCGATTTTATCGGCGCGATGGAAAACGTTCCCTTTTCCCGCCAGACCGGGCATGTGCTTTTCGGCAAATGGACTGACGGTTCCGGAATTGTGGATGCCTGTCGCGAGGGCGGCGGCTTAAAACTGAAGGATTTTATGCAAACCCGCGTCATCACGGTTGAAGAGAGCGACACAGTAGAGGACGCCGTTACGAAGATGCTCGAAACCCGCGTCCACCGTCTTCCGGTCGTCAGAGATGAAAAGCCCGTGGCGATGTTCTCAAGAAGAGATCTGCTGAAAATCTTTGAATAGCAAACCAGCCGTGTATTCAAGAGTAGTTATTGCGGGAGAGCGGAGCGGATGCGGAAAAACAACGGTTTCGCTCGCGATTATGAACGCGCTTTCCCGAAAAGGTGTTCGGGTTCAGGGGTTTAAAACCGGTCCCGACTATCTTGATACTTCCCATTACGAAGCAAGAACCGGAACGAAGGGCAGAAATATTGACCTGTGGATGACCAGTCCGCGACACTGTCTTGAGATTTTTCTCCGCAACGCCGCAGACGCGCAAATTTCCGTCATTGAAGGCGTAATGGGGCTTTATGATGGTTCCCGTCCGGACAACAAGGCGAGCACGGCGCATACGGCAAAATTTCTCTCCGCGCCCGTAATTCTCATTCTGACCTGTGATGGCGGCGCGCAGACAACGGCTGCGACCGCGCTGGGGCTCAAAATGTTTGACGAAGAGGTCAACATTGCGGGTTTTGTGCTGAACGGGGCCACTTCAAAAGAAAGCGCCGAAGTAATTGCCTCAGTCGTTACCGGAAAAACGGCGATTCCTTATCTGGGTTTTATGCCGCTTGACGACAGAATCGCGCTCACATCAAGGCATCTGGGGCTTTCCCACGCGTTTGAGGAACCGCCGCACGCGGACAAACTCTCTTCCGAAGTGGAAATCGCCTCAAAATCGCTTGATCTTGAGCGCATTGAAAAAATTGCGATTTCAGCTCCTCCTCTTTTTCCGCCCGATTGTGGTGACCCTCTCTATCCGTTCGTGCCGGAGCCGCAAAGCGTCCGTTTAGCGGTCGCGCGCGACAAGGCATTTTCGTTCTACTACGAAGACGCGCTTGAGATTCTTTCTCTTTGCGGATGTGAAATCGCGCCTTTTTCCCCGTTATCCGAAGAACGTTTGCCTGCGGGAGCGGACGCCGTTTTCATTGGCGGCGGGTTCCCGGAACTTTACTGCGGCGAACTTGAGGGCAACGTCCCGATGAGAGATGATTTGCGCAATTTCGCCTTTGGTGGCGGCACGGTTTACGCTGAATGCGGCGGAATGATGTATTTGGGCGCTGGGCTCACAGATTTGAACGGGCGGAGATTTGATATGTGCGGCGCGCTGGAAGCGGATTTTGAGATGCGTCCACGTCTGCAAGCAATCGGCTACAGAGAGGTGATTGCCGCGACTGATGCGGGTTTTTTCCGCGTGGGAGACAGGGAAAAGGGTCATGAGTTTCACTATTCCACCCTTTCAGACGGACACGCGGGCGATTTTTTTAACATAACAACTTCTGCGGGCGGCGCGTCTCGCGGCGGAATGGCTTTCCGCAACACGGTCGCTTCATACATCCATTTGAACTTTCTTTCTTCGGGAATCATAAAGCGCATTCCCGCCCGTCTTAAAGCGGTCGCGGAGGACGGAATTTGAGGCTTTCAGCGCGAGCTTCCGCGCCGGTTCACGGCGGAATTGACCATCAGGAGGTTCGCTCTCTGGGGCTTGACCCCGCGAGCGTGGTTGATTTTTCAAGCAATCTCAATCCGTTTTTCCCGTCATCAAAATTGCTTTCGGGCGCTTGCGCGGGAGCCGGCGAATATCCCGACGCGCAATACTCCGAACTACGGGGCGTGATTGCGGCGGTTCACGGTGTTTCACCGGACTGCGTTTTCGCGGGCAACGGAGTGTCCGAAATAGTCCATATTCTGTGCCGGTGCCTGCCCGTGGGCGGTTCGGTTCTGATACCCGTTCCGACTTTTTCCGAATACGAAAGAGCCGCGGTGATTTGCGGCGCGCGGACGATTTTGTGTCGCACTGATGATACCCTGCGCTTTGACCCCGCGTTCATTGCTTCGGAGATACGGCGCGAGTCGCCCGACCTTGTTTTCCTCTGCAATCCGAACAACCCGACAGGGCTTTACCTTTCGCGCCCGGAGGTGGAGGAAATCGCCTCGGCGGCGGACTCAGTTTTTGTGATTGACGAGTCATATGCGGATTTTGTGCAAAACCCATGGGACTCCGCGCCGCTTGCCGGGTCGGGAAATGTCGTGATTTTGCGCTCGCTCGCGAAGTTCTACGGGCTTGCCGGAATCAGGGTCGGCTACGCGATTTCAAACCCGCACGTCATTTCCGTTCTCAACGCCGCACGTCCGCCATGGAATGTTAATTCGGTCGCGTGCAGAGCGGCGCGGGCGGTTTTTGAGCTTTCCCCGTCCGCTCTCTTTGAGAGCAAATCGCGGCTTTTTGCCGCAAGGGATTTTCTTGTGGACGCTCTTGCCGCGACCGGCAAACCGTGCCTTCCTACCGACACGGGCTTTTTCCTTGTCAAAACCCCGGATGCGCGACTGCTGCGGGACGGGCTTTTGAAAAAAGGGCTCGCCGTGCGCGACTGTTCGTCTTTTGGGCTCGCCTCGCACATACGGCTCAGCGCCCGCCCGCAAAAGGATTGCGAAAGACTTGTAAAAGAATGGACGGAGATAGACCGTGAAGGCTAAAACTTTGATGATTCAGGGCACGGCGTCCCACGCGGGCAAGAGCGTAATCGCCGCCGGGCTGTGCCGGATTTTCGCGCGAAAAGGGTTTTCAGTAGCCCCGTTCAAGTCGCAAAACATGAGTTTGAACTCATTTGTAACCCCCGATGGCTCGGAGATTGGCAGGGCGCAGGCGATGCAGGCGCACGCCGCGGGCGTTGCCCCGTCCGCGGATATGAATCCCATTCTGCTCAAACCTCTAAAAGATGACGGCTCGCAGGTGATGGTTCTAGGCAAAAGCGCGGGCAATATGACTTTCGCGGAGTATGTGGAGTTCCGTCCGCGGGCGCTTGAAGCGGTTAGCGGCGGTTTGGAGCGCGTGATGAGCGAATTTGAAGTGGTTGTGATTGAGGGCGCGGGCGGCGCGGCGGAGATCAATTTTTCCCGCAGCGAGATAGTCAATATGACCGTGGCAAAACTCGCCGACAGCCCTGTTCTGCTTGTTTCCGACATAGACAGGGGAGGGGCTTTTGCCTCTCTTGCGGGAACGCTTGACCTGCTTGGTAATGACAGAGACCGCGTGCGCGGAATGATAATCAACAAGTTTCGCGGCAACCGCGTTTTGCTTGACGAAGGGATAGAGTTTATTGAGCGAAAAGCCGGAAAGCCGGTTTTGGGTGTTGTGCCTCATATCAAGCCGCTTTTTCTTGACGACGAGGATTCCGTTTATCTTGAAAACCCGGTGCGGCGCGGCGGCGGTTTGAAGGTGTGTGTTCCTAAACTGCCGCGCATATCAAACTTTACGGACGTGCGTCCGCTTGAGATGGAGAGAGGCGTGTCCGTTTCATACGCGCTTGGCGCGAATGATCTTTGCGGCGCGGACGCGGTTGTGCTTCCCGGAAGCAAGGCGACAATTGAGGATTTGCGGTTTTTGAAACGCAGCGGAATCGCGGATGCGCTTGCGGGCATGAGCGAGTCCGGTGTTCCGGTTATAGGAATTTGCGGCGGCTATCAGATGCTCGGCTCGGCGCTTGAGGATGCGGACGGTTTTGAATCCGCGAAAACCTCTGAGCGCGGGCTCGGTTTTTTCCCCGCTGAAACCGAAATACACGAGGAGAAAACGCTTCGGCAAACTTCGGCGACGGTTGAAAATGGCGGCGCGATATTCTCCGGCATTGAGGGGGAGGAAATAACGGGGTACGAGATTCACATGGGGCAGACGCAGTTTTCCGGCGCGAACAACGCGCGTTTTCTCAAAAAAGCAGACGGCTCTTTTGACGGCGCGGTGAGCGAAAACGGTAATGTTTACGGAACTTATCTGCACGGGATTTTTGAAAATGACAATCTTCGAAGCACGTTTTTGAACCATCTGCGCGCAAAAAAGGGATTGCCCGATGAAAAAACCGCGAACTTCGCCACCGAAATGGAAAAGCAGTATGAAAGACTCGCCGATGTGCTGGAAGAAAGTTTGGATATGAACGCGGTGATGAGTATGGTTTTCGGTTAGATACAGGCGTTATGAAAAACTCCAAAATCCCCATAACCGTCATAACCGGCTTTCTCGGAGCCGGAAAAACAACTCTTGTGCGCAATCTGCTCACGCAGACGGGCGGGCGGCGCATTACCGTTATCGTCAATGAATTCGGTGATGTGGGAATTGACGGCGAAATTATCCGCTCTTCGTGCGGTTGCGATGAAGGCGAAATTGTTGAACTCAGCAACGGATGTCTTTGCTGTACAGTGCAGGAGGAATTTCTGCCCACAATGACAAAACTACTCGGACGCAAAGACGACATTGACCATATTGTGATTGAAACTTCCGGACTCGCGTTGCCGAAGCCGCTTGTTCGCGCCGTCAACTGGCCCGGTTTAAAGCCGCATTTTTCGGTGGATTCGGTGGTTTCCGTTGTGGACGCCGCAGGCGCTGCGACCGGCGAGATTTGCGACAGAAAAAAGATTCAGTCCCAGCGCGAGGCGGACGATTCCCTTGACCATGAAACCTCGATTGAGGAACTGTTTTCAGACCAGCTTTCATGTGCGGATATGGTGGTTTTGAACAAAACCGATCTTGTCAGCGATGAAGAACTAGACAAA
This genomic window contains:
- a CDS encoding BolA/IbaG family iron-sulfur metabolism protein, which translates into the protein MIPPVSPESIKETIEKSIAATHVEVDGDGTHFEAVVVSGDFEGKSPVDRHKLVYSALGDAMKEEIHALSIKTYTPEQWGGEKNGG
- the ruvX gene encoding Holliday junction resolvase RuvX translates to MKILALDVGTKTIGVAVSDELGITSNGLGVIKRKDEKSDLKSLAVFIEEHGPARVVVGIPFNSDGSLGKRAENIKKFSQTLNEFFKIETVLWDESFSTVQAEQTLIGGGMGRRKRKKVVDKVAAVVILREYLDSLEN
- a CDS encoding CBS domain-containing protein; the protein is MLLSEIMTTPVATISEEASLKDVADTMKEKSVGCLPVVDGGGKLTGIISETDFIGAMENVPFSRQTGHVLFGKWTDGSGIVDACREGGGLKLKDFMQTRVITVEESDTVEDAVTKMLETRVHRLPVVRDEKPVAMFSRRDLLKIFE
- a CDS encoding cobyrinate a,c-diamide synthase; translation: MNSKPAVYSRVVIAGERSGCGKTTVSLAIMNALSRKGVRVQGFKTGPDYLDTSHYEARTGTKGRNIDLWMTSPRHCLEIFLRNAADAQISVIEGVMGLYDGSRPDNKASTAHTAKFLSAPVILILTCDGGAQTTAATALGLKMFDEEVNIAGFVLNGATSKESAEVIASVVTGKTAIPYLGFMPLDDRIALTSRHLGLSHAFEEPPHADKLSSEVEIASKSLDLERIEKIAISAPPLFPPDCGDPLYPFVPEPQSVRLAVARDKAFSFYYEDALEILSLCGCEIAPFSPLSEERLPAGADAVFIGGGFPELYCGELEGNVPMRDDLRNFAFGGGTVYAECGGMMYLGAGLTDLNGRRFDMCGALEADFEMRPRLQAIGYREVIAATDAGFFRVGDREKGHEFHYSTLSDGHAGDFFNITTSAGGASRGGMAFRNTVASYIHLNFLSSGIIKRIPARLKAVAEDGI
- a CDS encoding alpha/beta fold hydrolase; amino-acid sequence: MPLAKVNGVNINYEEHGSGAPVFLIGGLGSTIESWNDQITLYSKHFRVIVFDNRGSGLSDKPLEPYSTEDMADDVVALAGFLGIDRASFVGKSMGGMIAQWIGIKYPENTQRLVMGCSSARRDEVGNLILETGRHISEKAGMGAVWLTALFLGYGRKYIEDNIGEIKKRLLAVRTTPETIAGYHGQCRACEGHDTAEKLHLITAPTLVMFGTDDNVTDPRRAAEVGELIPNAKVRAFEGSGHGFWRENSNEADSLVVDFLKGSQV
- a CDS encoding aminotransferase class I/II-fold pyridoxal phosphate-dependent enzyme produces the protein MRLSARASAPVHGGIDHQEVRSLGLDPASVVDFSSNLNPFFPSSKLLSGACAGAGEYPDAQYSELRGVIAAVHGVSPDCVFAGNGVSEIVHILCRCLPVGGSVLIPVPTFSEYERAAVICGARTILCRTDDTLRFDPAFIASEIRRESPDLVFLCNPNNPTGLYLSRPEVEEIASAADSVFVIDESYADFVQNPWDSAPLAGSGNVVILRSLAKFYGLAGIRVGYAISNPHVISVLNAARPPWNVNSVACRAARAVFELSPSALFESKSRLFAARDFLVDALAATGKPCLPTDTGFFLVKTPDARLLRDGLLKKGLAVRDCSSFGLASHIRLSARPQKDCERLVKEWTEIDREG
- a CDS encoding DoxX family membrane protein produces the protein MRFLYKTDDNLAGFFARVALGAVMLPHGYPKLVNFERAIGGLTDGVGLPYAVAFLVIIGESVGAVSLIAGFLSRFCAFSIGIIMAGAIWMFHLKHGFFMNWGGNPEAGEGYEYHVLAIGLALVVTVAGGGRFSVDRLITRILK
- a CDS encoding cobyric acid synthase, which gives rise to MKAKTLMIQGTASHAGKSVIAAGLCRIFARKGFSVAPFKSQNMSLNSFVTPDGSEIGRAQAMQAHAAGVAPSADMNPILLKPLKDDGSQVMVLGKSAGNMTFAEYVEFRPRALEAVSGGLERVMSEFEVVVIEGAGGAAEINFSRSEIVNMTVAKLADSPVLLVSDIDRGGAFASLAGTLDLLGNDRDRVRGMIINKFRGNRVLLDEGIEFIERKAGKPVLGVVPHIKPLFLDDEDSVYLENPVRRGGGLKVCVPKLPRISNFTDVRPLEMERGVSVSYALGANDLCGADAVVLPGSKATIEDLRFLKRSGIADALAGMSESGVPVIGICGGYQMLGSALEDADGFESAKTSERGLGFFPAETEIHEEKTLRQTSATVENGGAIFSGIEGEEITGYEIHMGQTQFSGANNARFLKKADGSFDGAVSENGNVYGTYLHGIFENDNLRSTFLNHLRAKKGLPDEKTANFATEMEKQYERLADVLEESLDMNAVMSMVFG
- a CDS encoding DUF924 family protein, with protein sequence MSVEGLTERINNFWFGKTEKNGLCAPEKSSAWFGKNEEFDRLVKREFGGFLSLAKSGELEGMLQTPRGTLSFILLTDQFSRNIHRGHSESFAFDDIALAASREGTKLGFHSVLFPMERLFFFMPLMHSEDISVQKISVKTFLSLADEFKDSVEVFEFLKGSADYARRHYEIIEKFDRYPHRNKILGRESTLEEIEFLKQPGSSF
- the cobW gene encoding cobalamin biosynthesis protein CobW; translated protein: MKNSKIPITVITGFLGAGKTTLVRNLLTQTGGRRITVIVNEFGDVGIDGEIIRSSCGCDEGEIVELSNGCLCCTVQEEFLPTMTKLLGRKDDIDHIVIETSGLALPKPLVRAVNWPGLKPHFSVDSVVSVVDAAGAATGEICDRKKIQSQREADDSLDHETSIEELFSDQLSCADMVVLNKTDLVSDEELDKITGFLKDKMKLGAAVVRAKMGNVSPDVLLGMEAAAEDDLDSRPCLHEQHHENGSDHEHDDDIDSVVVEVKSSPSPEKLMDALRKTVQEHEIYRIKGFINVADKPMRMLIQGVGERFDGYFDRPWREDETARTRLVFIGRKLSLLNLGEIVEKNLTLS
- the grxD gene encoding Grx4 family monothiol glutaredoxin; its protein translation is MSEEIKNSIKSQVENNPVILFMKGTREMPECGFSARVVQILNTLGVPYETVNVLENEEIRQGIKEFSNWPTIPQLYIDGNFIGGCDICEDMFRTGELKQTVESAEKE